The region TTCCCAGTTGCCGTAGTGGGAAACCAGGAAAACGATGCCTCGCTCATTCTGTTTTCTGAGCGCTTCAATCTTTTCCTGGGCCTCCTTCAGATTGACAATACTCCCTCGATAATCCATTCGATTGGTCAGCATCAGGACCATCTCCGTATAGAAGTGCGCTTTATGCCATCGATATTCTTCGACCAGACGATCAAGATCTTTTGCCGATTTGTCGGGAAAGGCCAAGGCTAGATGCTCCAGGATGCGCCGTTCACGCCGTCCTCCGGGGGCATAGCTCCGCTCGACAATCAAACGAGCCAATCCGTAGAGTACCGGGCGGGGCATAAATCGGGAAGCCCCCAGGAGCGTTCTGACGGCATAGTACTCGAGATGTTTTCTCATAGCGGAAATACTCCCTGTTCTCTGGGCTCTTGCTATAATTCTAGCGAAAGGCAAACAATGATTTGTATTTTTGACTGCGAAACCATTCCCGATATCGAACTGATCCGTAAAAACCTCGAGGTGAGCGGGCTTGATGATCTCCAAGCCATCGAAAAAGCCCAAGAACTCTATGCAGAAGCGCACAACGGCAATACCTTTCTGCCGCTTCCCTATCATCGCGTTGTCGCCCTCTCCGCAGTCATCGCCGATGATTTCGGCAATTTCATCAAAGTGGGAGATTTCGGGCACAATTCGGAGGATGAGGCAAAAATCATTCGGCATTTTTTTGACTTCATCGAAGAAAAGAATCCCCGGCTGGTCTCCTTCAACGGCCGCGGATTCGATATGCCGATGCTTCTGATCCGTGCCATGCGCTACAACTTCTCATTTCCGGCCTGGTTCGACCAGAACAATCCCCAGCTCAACAAAACCAAATGGGAAAATTACCGGCAACGCTATGCCGAAGAGTTCCACACCGACCTGCTCGACAGTCTGGGGGGATTCGGCGCCGTGAGGAACCTCAAGCTCGACCTGCTCTGCACGATGGCCGGCATCCCGGGCAAATACGATGTGAGCGGTGATCAGGTAACGCAACTTTACTACGAGGGAAAACTGGAACAGATCAGAGAGTATTGCCAATCGGACGTGTTGAATACCTATTGGCTCTGGCTGAAATACGAACTGCTCAGAGGCAAACTGACCCGGGAAGACTATGCCCGTTTTCTCCTATCGATGAAAGAGAAAATGCCGCAGGAACAAGGATATTATCTCCCCTTCGCCGAAGCGATCGAAAAGGAGCTGGAACGCTTGGAGATTTAACGTTAGCTCCCATTGGATATAATCGCATACTTACAGAAAGAAGGGTGTATTAGTGTATTGGTGTATTGGTATATTGGGAAGAATGGTGAATTCAAGAAAAGCAAAACAAGTTAGCGTCACTCCACATTTCTCATTTCTCATTCCTCATTCCTCATTTGTTCCCGTCAGGAGAACATCGTGATTGGGGTCATCGACTACAAAATGGGGAACCTCGGTTCGGTCCTGAACGCCTTTGCCAAGGTGGGGGCCCGAGCTGAGCTGGTGAGTGATCCCAAACACCTCAAAAAATACGATCGGATTCAATTGCCCGGAGTGGGAGCCTTTCCCGATGCGATGGAGCACTTACGCTCGACCGGTATGGACGAAGCGATCCGGGAGTTCGCCCGAAGCGGCAAACCGCTGATGGGAACCTGCCTGGGGATGCAGCTTCTTTTTGAAGAGAGTGAAGAGTTTGGAAAGCACCAGGGGCTGGGTTTGATCCCCGGTCGGGTGGTCCGCTTTGATGAAAGCAAATTCGACCATACTCTGAAGGTTCCCCATATGGGCTGGAACGAGCTTTTCGTTCAGCGAACGAAAGGAGGGGAAGATAAAAGATGGAAGTCGGAAGATGGAAGATCAACCCTCTTTGAGGGATTGCCCGACGAATTCTATCTCTACTTCGTCCACTCCTACCATGCGGTCTGCGATGATGAGTATGCTATCGGCAAGACCTATTATGGTTATGAATTTGTCTCTGCCGTCCAGAGGGAGAATATCTTCGGCATCCAGCCTCACCCCGAAAAGAGCCACGATAACGGCTTGAAGATCGTCAAAAATTTCACGAAACTCTAAAAACCTATTGGTATAACAAAGGATGAATATGACCTCGAACTCCTCACATATTTTTGACAAAGGTCAAAAATGATTATCCTCCCCGCGATAGACCTCAAAGACGGAAAAGCCGTCCGTCTCTCCAAGGGTTTGATGGATTCGGCCAAGATCTATAGCGACGAGCCCTGGCAGGTCGCCAAGCATTTCGAAGAGCTTGGGAGCGAATGGCTCCATCTGGTGGATCTCAACGGTGCCTTCGCCGGTGAACCGAAGAATCTGGAGCAAATCCGGAAAATCCGTGAAAACTGCAACCTGAAACTGGAACTGGGCGGAGGTATTCGGGACGAGGAGACGATCCGAATGTATCTCGATCTAGGGGTCGATCGTTTGATCCTGGGTTCCGTAGCGGTCAAAGACCCCGATTTCGTGCGGAAAATGGCCGCAAAATACCCCATCGTGGTCGGGATCGACGCTATCGACGGGATGGTGGCCGTGGAGGGCTGGGCCGAAGTGAGTGAAATGAAGGCCACCGACCTGGCCAGAGCCTTTGCCGACGCGGGAGTTGAAGCGATCATCTGCACCGATGTGGGACGCGACGGAATGCTCAGCGGTATCAATGTCGAATTTACCCGCTCCATCGCCCACGCCAGCGGCCTACCCACCATCGCCAGCGGCGGCCTCCGAGACATCGAAGATATCCGGCGTCTCATCGAAGCCGGAATCTACGGAACGATTGTCGGCAAAGCCTTCTACGAAGGGACGCTTGATCTCGAAGAGGCTTTCCGCCTGGCGAAAGGAGCCAACCGATGAAGGAGCGTTACAGTGAAGTGACCTTTGTCACCGATTCGGCCTATGTGGATCTCCTGGCCGATTTTATCGGCACCGTCAGCAACGAGGCGATCGAATACGGGGAGGACCGCATCATCCTGCGCACGGAACAGGATACCGGGGAACTAATCGACAAAGTCCGAGCGATGGTTCGTGAAATCTCCAATGACTTTCCCCTGGAAATTTCCGAGGAGGAGAAGGAGAACGTCGATTGGATCCAGGCTTATCAGGATTCGGTACAACCCATCGAAGCGGGGCCCTTCTACATCCATCCCGAGTGGTATCCTCCCAAGGAGGAGAAGATCAACATCCTGATTAACCCCGCTTTGGCCTTCGGCTCGGGGCATCACGCTACGACTTATAGCTGCCTGGAGGCGATCGCCGAGTATGTCACTCCCCAGGATCGTCTCCTGGATGTGGGCTGCGGCAGCGGGATCCTGGCCCTGGCAGCCCGGAAACTCGGCGCTACTGTGGAGCTCTGTGACACCGACCCCCTGGCCGTGGAGAGCGCCGCCGAAAACTTCCGCCTTAACGATGAGCGGTTTGAGAAAATCTGGGAAGGCTCGGCCCATAAAACCGATCAAAAATACACCGTCGTCGTGGCTAATATCATCGCGGATGTCCTCAAAGCCATCGCCCCGCAACTAAAAGCAAGAATGGAAAAAGATTCTCTCTTGATTCTTTCAGGGATTTTGGATAAAAAAGAGGCTATTGTATCGGCGGCATTCCAGGACCTTGAGCTTCTGGAACGCAAGCAAAGAGATGAATGGGTCACCCTGATCTATACAAATAAAAAGGACGTCAATGGCTAAGAAACCCAACGACAACAAAAACAATAAGAATTTTTTCAATGACAACCCACTGCTGGCCTTCGCCCTCTTTTCCATCGTCATTATCCTGGTTTTCAAACTCCTGATTGGCGATCAAGCCGGTGGGCTGAATCAGATGATGATGCCTCAGGGACAGGGCATTGTCGCGACCAAAAAGGTCACCTATTCCGCTGTGAAAAACCTGGCCAAAGAGGGCAAGATCCAAAAGGTCAAGATCACCCCGACCACCATCGAGGCGATCGGGGAAGAGGATGGACGCACCCTCCGGTATATCGCGGAGAAAATTCCCGCCAATGACCCCGATTTCATCAAAATCCTCGATGAAAAGCATATCGAATACAGTGGGGTGATGGGGAACGGCTTTGTCAGTGAAATGATCAGTATGCTTCTGCCCATCTTTATCTTTTTCGCTATATGGATTTTCCTGGCAAAACGTATGTCCAAGGGAATGGGCGGCGGCATTCTAGGTGTCGGCAAGGCCGGTAAACTGATCAACAGTGAAAAGCCCAACGTCAAATTTGATGATGTCGCCGGAGTCGATGAGGCCAAAGAAGAGGTCAAAGAGATCGTCGACTTTCTCAAGTATCCCGAACGCTACATCGCCCTGGGAGCCAAGATCCCCAAAGGGGTCCTGCTGGTGGGCCCTCCGGGGACCGGAAAAACCCTGCTCGCCAAAGCGGTAGCCGGAGAGGCGAGTGTCCCCTTCTTCTCCGTCAGCGGATCGAGCTTTATCGAAATGTTCGTCGGGGTGGGGGCAAGCCGGGTCCGTGACCTCTTCGAGCAGGCCAAAAAAGAGGCACCTTCCATCATCTTCATCGACGAGATCGATGCCATTGGAAAGAGCCGGACAGCCGGAGGCCCGATGGGCGGCAACGACGAGCGGGAGCAGACCCTCAACCAGCTTCTGGCGGAGATGGACGGTTTCGGTTCGGACACGCCGGTCATCGTCCTGGCGGCGACCAACCGCCCCGAAGTCCTCGACCCGGCGCTCTTGCGCGCAGGGCGCTTCGACCGGCAAGTCCTGGTGGACAAGCCCGATTTCGAGGGACGTCTGGCGATCCTGAAGATCCACAGCCGGGATGTCAAGCTGGCCCCTGATGTCGACCTGGAGGAGGTGGCCAAAGCCACAGCCGGACTGGCGGGGGCCGATCTGGCCAATATCATCAATGAAGCAGCCTTGCTTGCCGGTCGTCAGAACAAGAAACAGATCGAACAGTCCGATCTGATGGAGGCGATCGAACGGGCCTTTGTGGGACTGGAAAAGAAGAACCGCAAGATCAACGACCTGGAGAAGCGTATCGTCAGTTACCACGAAAGCGGCCACGCCCTGATGGCGGAACTGACCGAGGGAGCGACCCGGGTCACCAAGGTTTCGATCATCCCGAGAGGGCTCGGGGCTCTGGGATACACTCTGCACCTGCCTGACGAAGAGAACCGCTTCCTCAAGCAAAAACATGAACTCCTGGCCGAGATCGATGTCCTGCTGGGGGGACGGGCTTCCGAGGAGATCTTCATCGGAGACATTTCCACCGGTGCCGGCAACGACCTGCAGCGTGCCACCGATATCATCAAGGATATGATCACCAAATACGGTATGAGCGATGTAGCGGGGCTGATGGTCCTGGAGAAAAATGCCGGCGGCGCCTTCCTCAACGGTGGACAAGTGATCAAAGATTACAGCGAAAAGACTGCCGAAGCGATCGACGAAGCGGTCAAAAAGCTCCTCGATGAGCGCTACAAGCATGTCAAGAGCACCCTCAAGGATTATGCGGAGGCGATCCATGAAATGGCCAAGGTGCTCCTCGATGTCGAAGTAATCGAGGGATGTAAGGTCCGGGAGATCATCGAAGAGTTTGAAAAGCGCCACAATCTCCCCAGCCGCCTGGCCCATAAAGACAAGGTCGAAGAGGAGCGCTGTGCCCGGGAAGAGCGGGCGGAAAAGCGCGCCGAAGAGCGGAAAGGGAACACGGCTGAAAAGCCGTCAGATGAATCTTCTTCCGAGAGCGAATCATCCGGAGAGAACGATGAAAAACAACAAGACCCGAGCGGACAGAATGAGGGTTAACGCTCTGGATAGGAGCTGCTGATGTCCCAATCAAGACTGGCCTATGTCCTGCCCAACCTCTTCACCGCGGCATCGATCTTTACCGGGGTTCTGAGCATGATCAAAGCCTCCCAGGGAGATTTCGTCCAGGCGGCGTGGTTGATCTTCCTCTCCCTGGTCTTCGACGGCTTGGATGGACGGGTCGCCCGCCTGACCCGGACCACCAGCCGATTCGGTGTAGAATTCGACTCCCTGGCAGATATCATCGCTTTTGGCGTCGCTCCGGCGATGCTGATCTATTTTCAATTCGGCCACAACTATGGGAGATTCGGCGTCCTGGTCAGTGCGCTCTATGTGATCTTCGGAGCCATTCGCCTCGCCCGCTTCAACGTGACCCACGGAGCGGGAGATCCCAATGTCTTTATCGGGGTACCCATTCCCACCGCCGCTGTCTTTGTCGCCTCGACGTCCCTGCTTTTGACGGAACACCCCTCTTTGCGGCTTCTGGAAGGAACCCTGCTCGTTCTTTCACTCCTGGTGGCTTTGCTGATGGTCAGCAATATCCGTTACCCTTCCTTCAAAAAGATCGATCTGCGTCGTCCCCTCGTCCTCAAGACACTGATCGTCCTGACGCTTCTTGGATCATTGCTCTATCTCTACCCTGCGGAAGGTTTTGCCGCTATCATCCTCGGCTATATTCTTTACGGTCCTCTCCGCGCTTTGAAGCTCAAACGTCTAAGAATCCACTCAAAAGAATAATCCCTGGGCAAATACCTCGGTTAAACTTTCAAAAAAGATTGGAAAAGGAATCAGATAAAAGGGGATGAGACTTCAAGTGTCCCGTTTCCCGAAAGAAAATCAGGGCTGCATAGATTCGCAGTAGGGGCACTTTTTGGCTTCGATGGGAATTTCCATAGCGCATTCGGGACACTTTTTGGTCGTGGCCTCTTCGACAACCTCTTCTTTCTTCGTCAGGCGGTTGTAATAGCGCACGAAAATGAAGACGACGAATCCCAAAATAACGAATGAGACGAAATCGTTGATAAACAGACCGTATTTGATGGCGGGCGCACCGGCCTTGTCCAAAGCTTCAAGATTCGGATAGTGTTTGCCGTCGAGGGGAATGAAAAGTTGGGAGAAATCGACCTTGCCCAGAAGCAGGCCCAGCGGCGGCATAATAATATTGTTGACCATCGATTTGACGACGGTAGCAAAAGCCGCACCGAAGATGAAGCCCACAGCCATATCGACCATATTCCCTTTGATCAGGAATTCTTTGAAATCTTTCCACATTTGTAATCCTTTGTGTAGTTTCAAGAATCTTATCCTAATCAATGGAATAGCTTGCTGAGGATAAAAGGAACGACACCGGAATAATTTTAATCTCGGATCTTAAAGCCCTATCTCATCCAACTCTTTGAATTTGAAGGCTTCGACGATCAACTCCAGGGTATCCTGACCTTCGCGGCGCACGAGAACCATCATTCCCGCTTCCATCAAATCCATATAGTTCTCGAATCGGTTTTCAAGCACGGCAAAATCGATCCAATCGGCACCCGTCTCTTCCCACGTAGGATGGAAGGTCACTTCGCGGACGGCTCCCTCATCGAAATCGATCAGCGCCCACTGTTCAGCCTCGGAGCGGGAAGCGATCTGCGCCTTTTTGGGATCCGAACCTTTGACGGGGACCAAGATCAGCATGTCGCCCCTTTGATCTTCTCGGGATCGAGCTTGAGCTCTTCGTTGTTCATCACGCCGATTCCTCGATCCAGCACCCGGCGGGCGATCTCCTTGGCCTCATCCAGGGAGTGCATCTTGCAGCTGCCGCACTGGTAGATATTGAGCTCGGGGATCGCCTCCTGAGCGGGAACTTCCAATACATCCCGCATCGAAGCTTCCCAGGCTTTGGCCACTTCCTCTTCGTCCGGTGTGCCGATCAGGGACATATAGAATCCGGTCCGGCATCCCATCGGAGAGATATCGATGATCTCCACCCCCTCCCGGTTGAGATGTTCCCGCATAAACCCGGCGAAAAGATGCTCGAGGGTATGGATCCCCTTCTCACTCATCATCTCTTCGTTGGGGCGGCAGAAACGCAAATCGAAGACAGTGATCGTATCCCCACAGGGAGTCTGCATCGTCTTGGCGACCCGCACCGCCGGGGCGGGCATCCGGGTGTGATCGACCATGAAGCTATCGAGCATCGGCATAAACAATCCTTTGATTTTTGGAAGGATTATAGCATTTTCATCCCTGCCGGCTGAGAAAAAAGTCACCCGGCGTCTCCGGATCATGCCTCTGCTCAGTACGATCTCTCCTTGACCGAAGCGGAAAGATTTAGCGGACTTTTGTATCCAGGGGCTCCTTGTGCAAAACCCTGGCACGAAGGCGTGACTGGGCATCGGTCAGCTGAAACTCCATCTCCGGATCGAGGTGCTCCAGAGGCACCCTCCGGCCATCCAGGCTCACCTCGGCCCAGCCCTCCCGGGTGCGTTGTCTCGGATTTTGAAGGCGCAGTTGCTCTTCGAGTATCTTCACCCGCCCCTCCTGGCGTGCCAACTGACGCCGGATCGTCTCGTCACAGCGACGTTGCAGGGGAAGCAACTCCCCCTCGAATTGGCTGAGACGGTATCGGATCACTTCCCGATAGTCTCGCCGGAGCCGAGCAAACTCTTCTAAAGCGCTTTGCAGTCGGCTCAAAATCGAAGCACGTTTCAGTGCCTCCTCTTCCCGGCGCAGGCGTTCTTCGCTGCTTCGCAACAGCTCCCGCATCCTTCGCCGCAGGCGATCGGCCCGCTCATCCAGGGTGCGGAGCAGCTCGTTTTGATCGGGTAGGATCATCTCCATCGCCGCACTGGGGGTGGGCGCTCTCAGATCGGCGACGAAATCGGAGATGAGGGTATCCACCTCGTGTCCGACCGCACTCACTACCGGAGTCTGGGCTTGGAAGATCGCTTCGGCTACCGCCTCTTCGTTGAAGGCCCAGAGATCCTCGGCACTCCCCCCGCCCCGTCCGGTAACGATGATGTCGGCTCCCAGAGTGTCGGCGTAGGCGATGGCCCGGGCGATGGACTCCGCCGCCCCCTCCCCCTGCACCAGGGTATCAACGACGATGAGTTCCGTCAGAGGCCAGCGCCTTCGGGCGATCTTGAGCATATCCTGCAGCGCCGCCCCTCCCACTGCCGTCACCAACGCGATGCGTCGCGGGTAGCGGGGAAGTGGCTTTTTGCGCTCGGCGGCGAAATAGCCCTGGGCTTCCAAACGCTTTTTGAGCTGCTCAAACGCCACGGCCAAAGCCCCCCGTCCATACGGTTCCACACTCACAGCGATCATCTGATACTCTCCGCGGGGCGTATAGACCCCCACCGAGCCGTCGATCACCACGTGCGCCCCCTTCTCCAGACGGAATTTCAGTCGCGCGGCATTGGAACGCCACATCACACAGCGCAGGGTGCTGCGATCATCTTTGACGGAAAAGTAGATATGCCCGCTGGAATGATAAGTCACCGAAGCGATCTCCCCCTCCAGGCGGATATGCATAAAGGTCGCTTCGAGGAGGGACTTGATTTTTTCGTTGAGGGCGGAAACGGTTATTAAATTCACGGAAATCTCCGTGAATTTTTAATGAGGAATGAGGAGTGAGGAATGAGGAGTTTAGGTAAGCGTTGCTGTGCAACGCATTTATTCAAATCGTCGCCGCAGGCGACCCCATTCCCCAATAACCAATAGACCAATACACCAATAACCGGTGCTCCAAATTGCCCAATGCCCAATGCCCAATGCCTCATTTATTTACGCACTACCCACTATCTTTTCTGCGCAACAAACAGTGTGCTGATCCCCATCGAAAAGGGTTTGACGTAGCGGATTTCGAAGCCGGCTTCTACGAGCTCTCTGCTGAGCATTTCGGTGGTGAGAAACTGCTCGATGGAATCGGGCAGATAGCGGTAGGCGGCATAGTTTTTGCTCACCAGGCCGCCGACGGTGGGGAGGATTTTTTTCATATAGAGATCCACCAGGGGGGCGGTGAGCCCCTTTTTCTCCTGCTTGGTAAACTCCAGGATCACCACCATCCCTCCGGGTTTGAGGGCGCGGTGAAATTCGGAGAGTGCCTCCTGGCGGTCGACGACGTTGCGGATACCGTAGCTGATGGAGATGATCTCCGTGCTCTCGTCTTCGAGAGGGAGTTCCTGGGCCTTTCCCTCCACGAAACGGGCGAAATCCACCTTTTTGCGTGCCACTTCCAGCATCCCGCCGGAGGGATCGATGCCGACATAATCCTCCACATCGATTCCCTTGAGCGCGGCACGGTCCCGCCAATGCAGCAGCAGATCTCCCGTCCCGGTAGCGACATCGGCGATCCGCTCGACCTTTTGCTTGCCCAGGAGTTCATAAGCCTTGTCGCAACCTTTTTTGCGCCACTGCACATCGATGCCGAAGCTGAGCACCCGGTTGGCCAAGTCGTAGGTCTCGGCGATCTCGTCGAACATATGGACGATCTTGTCCTGTTTTTCCTTGCTATTCAAAACGGCTCCAGAGTATGAGATCCACACCGATGGATGCGTGGTGTAGATACTTCAATTTTTGATCGACATTATAGGATAAGGGGTGCGCACTCAGCTTAGGGGTCTGATAGAGAAGGAGCCAATCGATACGATCCTGCAGCGCTTTGAGCATCCCTTCACCCCCCTCGACGAGCAGGAAGGAGGGACGATCCAGGAGAGGCTCTATGTCATCGGTAATACGCACCTGGCGGTCGGAAACCCCAAAAAGCGGAATGGAACGGTCAAACTCATTTTGACGGGAGTAGATGCAGACATTAGGAGCCCGCTTTTGATCGACAAAACGGCAATCAAGCGTCGGCCGATCGGTGCGGACGGTGGACCCACCAATGAGCAACTCGTCGACCACGGCTCTGAGACGGTGAACGTGCTCCAGGGATTCGGGGGAACTCAGATACCCTCCCCCGATGCGTCCATTGGTGGTCTGGGCCAGCTTGAAGAGGACAAAGGCCCGCTCCTGCCAAATCAAAAAAGGCTCCAAGAGTTCCCGGGCCTCCTCCTCACAGACACCCGTTGCCACTTCGATCCCGTGATCGGCCAGGATCTCCAAGCCGCCGCCGTGGCCGGGGATCGGATCGGCAGTGGCCACCACCACCCGATGCAGGGGAAAGCGGCTCAAAGCCCAGGCACACGAGGGGGTGCGGCCGTGGTGGGCGCAGGGCTCCAGGGTCACATAGAGGCTCACCCCCCGAAAGAGCTCTTCGGGGACCGTTTGCAAAAAGTCGTAAACCGCGTCGGCATCGGCAGAATCCACCGCTGCTTCACGCCCCTCCAAGGCTTCGTAGGCCGCCAGCATCGCCCACAACTCCGCGTGGGATTCCCCCGCCTTGTGATGCGCCTCCACCGCCAGGATGCGCCCCTCTTTGACCACACAGCACCCCACCGCCGGATTGGGATAGGTCAATCCCTGGTAACGCCACGCCTCACCGAGTGCCAACTGCATATAGAATCGGTCATCGATCTTCATAAAATTTGCCTTTCATTTTAGTCGCACGTCGCAAGCACGGGGCTTCGCCCCTCAAGTCGCAAGCGTTTAGTCACTGGTCATTAGTCATTGGTCATTGGGGATTGGCAAAAATTTCTCAATCCAAAATCCAAAATCCAAAATCCAAAATTTTTATTCCTCATTCCTCATTCGCCAAAAGCTCTCTCAGCCTCCGTGCGTCCCTCACCGCATTTCCCTCCATATCGTTGTTGAAATAGACAAAGACAGGGCGGTTATGGTTCAGCTCTTTTTGGAGGCGCTCGGCCCAGTGCTGGAGGGTCGCGTCATCATAGCTGCCGCGGTAGTGGCCCGAAGGGCCGTGCAGGCGCAGGTAGGCGAACTCCGCCGTGCTCACATCGGGCACGCTTTTGCGGCCGTAATCGTGCCAACAGAGGGCAACCCCGTGATGGCGCAAGATCACATAGACCGCTTCGTCATACCAGCTTTCGTGACGGAACTCCACGACGAAACGCCACCCGCCCCCGTGGGGGAGCTGCGCCAGGAAATCCCCTAGAAGCTCATCGTTACGGTGGAGCGAGGGAGGCAGTTGGAAGAGTACGGCGGCGAGTTTGTGTTTGATGGGTTTAAGCAGATGCAAAAAACGCAGAAGCTCTTCTCGGGTATCGGCAAGCTTTTTGTAATGGGTGATCCCCCGATGGGCTTTGAAAGCGAAGAGGAAACCTTCCGGGGATTTCTCATCCCAATGTGTGATGGTCTTGGCTTTGGGGAGATGGTAGAAGGTGCTGTTCATCTCCACCGTGTCGAATCGGGTGGCGAAATACTCGAACCAGCGGTTTTTGGGCAAATCCTCCGGATAGAGCACTCCCCGCCAGTGTTCATAGTAGAACCCCGACGTTCCGATATAGGCGCGGGTCTGCATCGGCTTAGCGGGGATAGATCCCCATCAGCTCCGCCTCGGCCAGCAGATGGTCCTTCATCGCCGCCAGGAGGGTGTTGCGATCGATACCCGGTTCCAGCGGCAACGGCACATCCAGAGCGAAGAGTCGGATGAAATAGCGATGGGGACGGTCCGGGGGACAGGGGCCTCCGTAGCCGATCTTGCCGAAATCGTTGATCCCCTGTCGGATCCCGTACTCCAGTTCGGGAGCGGGCGGAACCCCCTCGGGCAATCCCCTCACCGTGGCGGGCATATTGTAGATAA is a window of Nitratifractor salsuginis DSM 16511 DNA encoding:
- the ubiE gene encoding bifunctional demethylmenaquinone methyltransferase/2-methoxy-6-polyprenyl-1,4-benzoquinol methylase UbiE; translation: MNSKEKQDKIVHMFDEIAETYDLANRVLSFGIDVQWRKKGCDKAYELLGKQKVERIADVATGTGDLLLHWRDRAALKGIDVEDYVGIDPSGGMLEVARKKVDFARFVEGKAQELPLEDESTEIISISYGIRNVVDRQEALSEFHRALKPGGMVVILEFTKQEKKGLTAPLVDLYMKKILPTVGGLVSKNYAAYRYLPDSIEQFLTTEMLSRELVEAGFEIRYVKPFSMGISTLFVAQKR
- the ribD gene encoding bifunctional diaminohydroxyphosphoribosylaminopyrimidine deaminase/5-amino-6-(5-phosphoribosylamino)uracil reductase RibD, whose translation is MKIDDRFYMQLALGEAWRYQGLTYPNPAVGCCVVKEGRILAVEAHHKAGESHAELWAMLAAYEALEGREAAVDSADADAVYDFLQTVPEELFRGVSLYVTLEPCAHHGRTPSCAWALSRFPLHRVVVATADPIPGHGGGLEILADHGIEVATGVCEEEARELLEPFLIWQERAFVLFKLAQTTNGRIGGGYLSSPESLEHVHRLRAVVDELLIGGSTVRTDRPTLDCRFVDQKRAPNVCIYSRQNEFDRSIPLFGVSDRQVRITDDIEPLLDRPSFLLVEGGEGMLKALQDRIDWLLLYQTPKLSAHPLSYNVDQKLKYLHHASIGVDLILWSRFE
- a CDS encoding DUF72 domain-containing protein — its product is MQTRAYIGTSGFYYEHWRGVLYPEDLPKNRWFEYFATRFDTVEMNSTFYHLPKAKTITHWDEKSPEGFLFAFKAHRGITHYKKLADTREELLRFLHLLKPIKHKLAAVLFQLPPSLHRNDELLGDFLAQLPHGGGWRFVVEFRHESWYDEAVYVILRHHGVALCWHDYGRKSVPDVSTAEFAYLRLHGPSGHYRGSYDDATLQHWAERLQKELNHNRPVFVYFNNDMEGNAVRDARRLRELLANEE
- a CDS encoding YbhB/YbcL family Raf kinase inhibitor-like protein, giving the protein MRFLVMIIAWVMSMTLLTGGEKMFVKSPAFENGGEIPAKYGCHGEDVSIPLEFGNIPDGTKSLALIMEDPDAPMGLFVHWVIYNMPATVRGLPEGVPPAPELEYGIRQGINDFGKIGYGGPCPPDRPHRYFIRLFALDVPLPLEPGIDRNTLLAAMKDHLLAEAELMGIYPR